Part of the Capsicum annuum cultivar UCD-10X-F1 unplaced genomic scaffold, UCD10Xv1.1 ctg63541, whole genome shotgun sequence genome is shown below.
AATATCATAATCTCTTGAACAACAACAtggtatataaaataatatttcaaattcatagtaaaacatgtaaaatcatgtatctttcgTAATTGCATAAATAtttcgcctaaccaatcgcacacccttactatctctcacgaaaatgggcataacttttcgctcgggtattggattaaggcaaaattggtattgttggaaggctaatttgattctctaaaatttggtgggtctaaatatgaCAAAATACCACATAACATCAAGTTACGCTCATTTAAAGATGACTCTTGcgaaataaaatactaaaacttgatggattcaaaagatCTTAgtttgcattaccttaagtgactcctaTGAATGCAttaaacacatcataagctctcttttcactaggatactcattttaaatgatgtactcaaatatgaattacaatATTAGAGGTTTCACACGTAGGAagaatggttcattttctagtttagaagtatatggggtattacaccactgcacaatctgatcagctgtctgaattatctactgcttatctggacccttagactgaacctcagaacctggagggaggagggggggtcaatacatatgtactggtacacagagcaaatccaaaataacaatttatattcaacatatatgagagcaacgTAAAACAGTTCACAAACGTATAATATAgaaagaaatcacatgggcattttaaaagactctgtaaaaaaaATATCACGACTCTGAAAAATCTGTATTACTTTTGcgttaggtggtataccctacaactctaaaaaatttcatgggctatatggaaattgccattaactcggcagcgaagcccccaacccaatcGACTACGCCACATGGCCGTCgccagcatacaataataatctacccgtatcagcaaatacggtttcaggataagagttgcttgaactcgctccttcttcgagtaaccacctaaccccctttaagccccttttttaaaactctatcaaatcatgcagtctctgaaaacatgctctgaaaacataatctaaaaacataatctgaaaatataatctgaaaacataatctgtcatggcataaatacatatggtatcgtcataccattgacttgcaagtcacatctctgagccattattagtctgtcataaatctctgttttcaaaacacaagttttagGACCACTATTTCAATAGTTCAATTCAAAGagactctttctcaaacctcatgtaaacacatgcaagggacccatctttgtcaagcatttcaatagcacaaggtggtcatgtcaaagttctcaattcacatgcaattctttctttcaaacactaggacacatttatatcaagaaacaccctctcaacaatttcaaatcatgctcaaatgctatgATATTGCGAAAACATCTTCTAAAttacaaaaccataatctttaattcaacacaagagagggagttcataatttatgctctcaaacaaatcttaaatctcaaattccatacatatacgaatacatgtaaatcaatttaggggataggaccacaaggtcaaaacaatagtaacatcaAAACATCCAGAGTacataatttagaacatagattccaaaaattctttgaaattcatgcataaaaatcttaaaCTCATGCTCTAAtagttttaagcccatgtagtttttaggataaaccccacatactttaaattagaagcttttgaatgaactctagcttttgggatgctatacgtacgattgatgggtgcctcttgtagcccttgcaatggggattccgaatcttgaagaattaagaaaaatctacgattaaatcttgagatatttgggttatgagtttgaaaccctagagagtgttatTGGTGGTTTTTGAGAGAAATATCAACAATGAGGTGATTTAGGGCTTTAATTTCGTGTTAAGgctgaaaaagaaatagaaaataccCACAATACCCTTAATAAGACGGAGCTTAAATGCTGAAAATTCCTAGGCGTGCAGCAGaccatgcgtcgcatgctctatccCACTGCACTGGATCATGCGATGCATGCTATATCACATGCTGCCACCGTGCGTTAGACCATACGACGCATGTATATCGCATGCTGCCACCGTGCGTTGGACCATACGACGCATGTATATCGCATGCTGCCACTGTTTTAGGCATCCAAACATTCCCTAAACGATGTtccaaaatttcaaaactcacccaatatgcaCTGTTAACTttcccgatcatgaatcaataagaaaatctaaaatcgaaggtcggaaaggttgaaaataaattTCCCGAAGTttaagagataaaaatgagactaagtctcttcgacacttagaatttttttcaagttttcaactctatAGGCATGCTACTAGGTGATAACATATGGAGGATTTCTTGCGGGGGTGTTACAACGACGGTTCGATTTCTAGTTCGAAAATGCGGGTTGTTACAATAACTAAGAATGATTTCTTATTGGTTGAATCTGGGAACTACGAAACATTTACTTGGGGAAAATTATGTTTTCGTCTGATGTTGGAGTCAATGAAGTCTAAGGTTTATTAGCGAAAAACTATGTATCATTGTGCTGGTTTCCCTCTTgcatttcagtattgattttaTGAGTGTTGTCCTTATGCCGATGGACATCTTGCTGACTGAGTGGGTGATTGTGTGCCACGTATACTGAATTGGTTTGTAAGGTATAGACCAACATACAAGGAGGTCAAGTCTGCATTTTTTGATATTAGGTAAGAGCAGGTATATCAttgttttaaattgtaatttttatatttattgttaaaTTGTTATGTGTTTTTTAAATGTTGAGTGCTGTTTTGTATGAGCAGGTTGTGTTGCGTAACATTACGCTGGCAGTTCTTGAAAAAACAATCCTTCAATTACCTGATTTCAAACATGTGGATGCGGTTGTGCCCTCTATTGATTTACCTAGTACAAGTAAACAAGAATGTAATCAGTCGAGCTCAGATCATGAATTTGCACTTTTGAGAAATGATGTTAAAATGGTATGTCGaaggtttttattaatatttgtatgtttttgttaattGATGAGTTGactttttccttttatgtttagTTAACGGAAAAGATTTCCTCGATGGAGAAGTTTATGAAATCcttatttgaattgattttttgagCTCTAGATATAAAGAATGCGCTAAGGTATTCTTTTCCtgaatttctcctattttttttaacaaaaattatatacactattgtacttattttacaAAGTTTTTTAATAGGTTGGTACATCAATTGGTGATAACGACAGTGATAactcaaatgaaaaaaatgatgagaCACCTAATGTTGGTGGTACAGGTGATGATCAAGTTAATGATCCACCTATTGTGGGACAACAAAATGATGTTGTACTGGAAGTGGATCATATAAGTGACAATTTGATGGATGATGTAGGGAAAACAACAGATTGTGTAGGTGGTGACGTAATTGGACATTTGGTGGATGATGTTGGAGAGAAATTTAATTTTGTAGGTGATTGTATAGGTGGTCATGTTGATGTTGATTCTACGGCTAAAACTTTTAAGGATGGTGCTtggaagaattttctaatttttgatttattgaaGTTCACACAAAGCTCaggtaaaaataaagatatagggGAGGGTAGAAATAGTCAGGTTGATAGTGGTTGGTCTAATTGTACTGATTTTGAAGTGACTAAATTTACTCAACCTTTTCATGatcaaaagaaacaaaaagaaagtgATGTGGCAGTGCTTAGCCAGGATGAGCTTGACTGGTCAGATATTCCAGACGCTAAAATTTTTAAGTTCACTCAACCCGATAAGATTGTTGCAACAACTGATGCAACTGATTTAGTATGTGATAATGTTAGAAAAGTTGATGCAACTGCAAGTGATAATGTTAAAGGGATTGAGGAAAACATGGTGGCTGCGTCTGTTATGTTGGATGAAACACCTGCTATTCCTCACCGATTACGTAAGCCAGAGGCAATATGTGAATCtccatttttgtcaaaatttgattctGGTTGTGGCAAAGTTGAAGTCCAACCATCTAAGCATGTAGAGAATTCTCAGCCAAGTAAATGTGTCTTGTCTATAAAGAATCCTTTTGTGAAGAGTATTACGGAGCAAATTAATGATATGAAAGTGACATTAAAGTTTAACAGGTTTGTTACGAGATCGTTGTGCGTTACACATATGTAAGTTtctattcataatttttttttactttattttatcatatattataatttttgtaacatttttttCCAGGCCTGTTTATTCAGATTCTGTCAATGCTCTCCAAATTTTttttgactatggagttgatactGTTAAAATAAAAGAGTGGCTCTTCACATTGGCATATCCAGGAGTTCCGTTAACAGATTCAGTAAGTAATGAATTTGTTAGTTAAGTAGgttatatatcttttatttttgtacttgatAGTGATAAGCTAATTGGAATACTGATATTTTGTATATGTTGAATGTTATATAAGTCCTATGCTTTATTTATGCAACACTTTATGTTTAGTTTATATGCAACActtatatgcaatgtatatacAGGTCCTATGCAGTGTTTACACAGTAGGTACACAATTTTAAATGCAGTTGTTGCTATTCAGTATATACACAGGTCTTACACAGTAGGTACACAGTTTGTATGCAGTAGTTGATATGATGCATGTTATATAAGTGGCTTGTATTTATCAGATTTAAATTAGTATTCTGTAttcatttttagcattttaacatggttttgttgtttgtattttcagCATATTGATGTTATCTTTTACTATTTGCGAAAGAAGTCAAAGCACGGGCCTGTTTGTGATTCAGTTAAATTTACAACCACCGATTGTTGGTTTAACTGCTTGATTAAGCTTTTTTATAACCATTTTGTAGAGAACAATAGAGATGTAACACTTATTACTCAAGAACATCAAATTGTTGAGTACATGCTTGGATTTTTTATGAGATGCAATATCCCGTGGAATAGTGTTGACAATGTTTTTTTTCCAATTAATCTTGCTGAGGAGTTTCACTAGATTTTGGTGAGGCTGTCTTTTAAAGATTAGTGCATATATGTGTATGATTCAATGCATGGTGCAAGGCATGCCATTCGTGTTCAGAAATTAGTTGCAGCGTATTCAGAAttaatttcttactttttttcttgtATTGGATTTTGGGAAAGTAGGAGCGATGGACTTCCAGTGGCTAATTCTTTTGATATTCGTATTGTTGATGGACTGCCAACTCAAGCTAACATGTAATATATTGAATGCACATTCAATTGctcattttaaatacttttttatcAATTATACTGATGATGTGTTATGTTTACAGGGACTGTGGTGTATTTGTTGCTGCCTTTGCTGAGTATTTTCTTGATGGTCTTCAAATTTCTAATCATCTAGATGATATTGATGTTATTCGTATTTGATATGGTGTTTTTCTATGGGATTatggaaagaagaaacaaagcCAATGTGCAGTTAGTGAAGATGAATCTACTGGTAgattgttgaagaaaaaggatggtgtGCAACAAATTTAGTTAGAAATGTCTTTGAAGCATAGATGTTAGATATGTTTTAGTGTTGAAATGCTTagagttgtttttgttttgtgttgatACGCTTGgagattcttattatgaaatgttATGCTGAATACTATATGTTTTGGTAATTGATACAATTCAGTATAACTGATGCTGAAATGTTAGTTTATGTTGATCACAGTtgatattcagtatatatgcAATATTTATTCAGTTCCTATATAGtttaatatccaatatatattcgtgtgctatacagaaattatacattttatatgcagtatatatatagatcctatatagtagttacatAGTATGTACACAAGTTATATCcagtatttatgcaaatttataccaacaaaatataaaacttacccattgttgacacaggtcatataaagtagttatatagtttaatatccaatatatatgcaAGTGCTATACAAAAATTACATagttcatatgcagtactttatatgcagtatatatacaggtcctatatagtagttacacagtatgtacacaggtcatatgcagtttatatacagtatttatgcaaatttataccaGCATTccaataaaattaaaacttatacattgttgacacaggtcatataaagtagttatatagtttaatatccaatatatatacaggtgctatacagaaattacaTAGTTCATATGTAGTACTTTATATGCAATATACACACAGGTactatatagtagttacacagtctgtacacaggtcatatgcagtttatatacaGGTCGTATACAGTAGTTACAATATTATATAaagtatttatgcaaatttatatcAATATTCAGTATATATGCAACATTTATTCAGTTCCTATACAGTTTTTACGCAATTTAAGCACACTATTTCTAAAGTTTTATACATTTATCCCAACCAGATATAGAACTTATATATTGTTGTAATACAGTATTTATACAGTTTATAAAAGtagttatattcaaaatatagagGTGCTATGTATTTACTAATTAATTCAAAAGATAAATACTAATACTAGTACTTATATGTATTCAAACAGTAGATAGGTATTATACATGATTGACGCAAATGATATGCAGTTTTTTAGGCATTGTAGCAGAAAAATTACACTTCCCCAGCTGAGAGGAGTTGATTAGTGCACCTCACCAAAGAATGTGGCTTAATGAAACACCATAATGCACAAATTTCTATAAGAGTAGAATgcatatgaagtaaaataatattgttgCTATTACATTGCTATGAAAAGAATagtattttttcaagaaaaaaaatgggaAAGATAAAAGTGTTCTTGCGGCAGCATCTTATTAGATTCTTGTTGGAGCATTTCCACATGTTCTTTGATTGTGTCCTATTTTTCACAGCACCCACATGAAATTTGTTGCTTAAAGTAGCCCATAATGCCCTTTCCTCGGTTGTTCTATTTTGGTCTTCCTAGTTTTGGTTTCTAGATTGGTGGTAGTACTATATTAGCTGATATCTCTGCTGAAATGTGCCAAGCTATTTCATCCGGAACTGGTATAACTGGAAGTTCATATACTTTCAAGAAGTTTTCTCTTGTGTAATATGGAGCACAATAGCTTTGTAAATCCATATGCGTGTAAGTTAGGACTGCCATAGTATGTGGACAAGGTATGCCATCTACTTGAAATTGTAGGCAGGAGCATTTTTTTCATGCATGCAAACAATGTTTCTTTTTCCAGTTTCATCAATGACTGCATAAGAATAATGAGTAGAACCCATCACCTGAAATGTACAAATATATTAGTAGGTAGTGTGCACATCAGAATATGTAAGTGTCTGTGAAGTAGAATTAAGAAGTAATACCTTCATTTTATTTGATAGAATGAGATTTTCCcttattattatattgtatttgtTTCCCAGTTCTGTAAATGTTGCTTCTGAATGTTGTCTATGCTCATTATTCCATCTCATGACCAGATCCATCATAAACTGTAGGAATTTTTTAATTGGCAGGTCTCTTGCATCTCTATTTGCTGAATTTAAGGACCCTGCTATGTTTAACTTCATGAATATCGACCTGCTGACATGGGCATGAGCTATGGACCATTTTTCATAGCCGATATCAAACATATACTCCTTCACCCTATTATCGATTTTGTTTATGTCTTCCATAAGCCGATCAAAGTCTGCCTTTATGTACGTTTTGGCCATTGTAAAGAAGATCCCCTTTAGTTGCTTTTGATTCTTCTTAAATCTACCCTTGATGTTATTCCATAGATGGTAGGTACATATACAGTGAGCTACATTTGGAAATACAAGTGCAACAACTTTTAAT
Proteins encoded:
- the LOC107868565 gene encoding uncharacterized protein LOC107868565, coding for MAKTYIKADFDRLMEDINKIDNRVKEYMFDIGYEKWSIAHAHVSRSIFMKLNIAGSLNSANRDARDLPIKKFLQFMMDLVMRWNNEHRQHSEATFTELGNKYNIIIRENLILSNKMKVMGSTHYSYAVIDETGKRNIVCMHEKNAPAYNFK